A single window of Xylocopa sonorina isolate GNS202 chromosome 5, iyXylSono1_principal, whole genome shotgun sequence DNA harbors:
- the LOC143423441 gene encoding lysosome-associated membrane glycoprotein 5 — MTRPTSRTLAIFVFWCVLSTAFAVPTSSSTSQKLDDQLYTTRRTPKVKVEFLAKTTKRPLPIDYDLKSTTTMSSESSTTHRSFSTEQPLYRLDGSNGQACILLQVDALMTVMYRTKFGEDQKVNIYVPSDAKVTGNCDNENTVTMSLKWDAFVLLWSFAKTPGGERWYVEKIELTYNSSDRHFEHIDQPNKTIRLSTGQKHNSMFPTPVGKSYACSEETEIPLTDGKNHATVFLREMKLQPFKFKNNEFAAEFSCTSLSARFQDETAPVAVGSTLAAAVLLTVAGYAAYRYFKVKKVKYDTME; from the exons ATGACACGTCCTACGAGTCGAACACTGGCGATATTTGTATTCT GGTGTGTCTTGAGTACAGCGTTCGCCGTCCCTACCTCGTCGTCGACATCGCAAAAGTTGGACGATCAGCTGTACACGACGCGTCGGACACCGAAAGTTAAAGTCGAGTTCCTCGCCAAAACCACTAAACGTCCGTTG CCGATCGATTACGACTTGAAGAGTACCACTACGATGTCTTCGGAGTCATCGACGACGCACAGATCGTTCTCCACGGAACAACCGCTGTACCGTTTGGACGGTAGTAACGGTCAAGCTTGTATCCTTTTGCAAGTGGACGCGCTGATGACCGTGATGTATCGAACGAAATTCGGAGAGGATCAA AAGGTGAACATTTACGTACCGAGCGACGCTAAGGTAACTGGAAATTGCGACAACGAGAACACGGTGACAATGTCcttgaagtgggatgcgttcgTGTTGTTGTGGAGCTTCGCTAAG ACACCCGGTGGTGAGCGATGGTACGTGGAAAAAATAGAACTCACCTACAATTCTAGCGATCGACACTTTGAGCACATCGACCAACCGA ACAAAACGATCAGATTGAGTACCGGACAGAAGCACAACTCGATGTTCCCGACACCGGTTGGAAAATCATACGCGTGCAGCGAAGAAACGGAAATTCCGTTGACCGATGGAAAAAACCACGCGACTGTGTTTCTCAG AGAGATGAAATTGCAGCCGTTCAAATTCAAGAATAACGAGTTCGCGGCGGAATTCTCGTGCACGTCGTTGAGCGCGCGATTTCAGGACGAAACCGCGCCTGTCGCGGTTGGCTCGACGCTGGCCGCTGCCGTTTTGCTCACGGTCGCCGGTTACGCTGCTTATCGCTATTTCAAAGTGAAGAAAGTCAAGTACGACACCATGGAGTAA
- the LOC143423444 gene encoding macro domain-containing protein PG1779 isoform X1, with product MLVLRASHADRFTVNVFRPILQNCLIRKNFAASANPAEAKMSFEVEKQKFLTMPLEEKRKYYKGTVTTLDLVPTWLEYWNKNKTNIGVMNLEKVEKVDQEMAKKISIWQGDITSLEIDAIVNAANSSLLGGGGVDGAIHKSAGPNLKKECATLGGCRVGEAKITGGYMLPAKHVIHTVGPQGEKPEKLKECYENSLEVAKENQLRVIAFPCISTGIYGYPQRPAAKVALSTVKKFLLDNKDAVDRVIFCLFLKSDKDIYEELLQKYFNID from the exons ATGTTGGTTCTCAGA GCGAGCCACGCCGATCGTTTCACCGTTAACGTATTTCGACCGATTCTGCAGAATTGTTTGATTCGAAAGAATTTTGCTGCGTCTGCCAACCCTGCTGAAGCGAAGATGTCGTTCGAAGTTGAGAAAC AGAAATTTTTGACCATGCCTCTGGAAGAGAAACGAAAATACTATAAGGGAACCGTAACCACGTTAGATCTAGTTCCAACGTGGCTGGAATACTGGAACAAGAATAAAACGAATATCGGCGTAATGAACCTAGAGAAAGTTGAAAAAGTTGACCAGGAGATGGCTAAGAAAATTTCTATATGGCAAGGGGACATCACGTCCCTCGAAATAGACGCGATTGTCAATGCAGCAAACTCGAGTCTTCTGGGTGGTGGCGGAG TTGACGGAGCTATACATAAATCTGCCGGGCCAAATTTAAAGAAAGAATGCGCTACTTTGGGAGGCTGTCGCGTCGGAGAGGCTAAGATAACCGGCGGTTACATGCTGCCTGCGAAGC ATGTCATTCATACGGTTGGCCCACAAGGGGAAAAACCGGAAAAGTTAAAGGAATGTTATGAGAACAGTCTCGAGGTTGCCAAGGAGAATCAATTGCGTGTAATTGCTTTCCCCTGCATTTCAACAGGTATTTATGGATATCCGCAAAGACCAGCAGCCAAAGTGGCTTTGTCGACGGTCAAGAAGTTCCTACTCGACAACAAGGACGCA GTGGATAGAGTAATCTTTTGtctattcttgaaaagcgaCAAAGACATATACGAGGAATTGCTACAAAAGTATTTCAACATCGATTAG
- the LOC143423444 gene encoding macro domain-containing protein PG1779 isoform X2 translates to MSFEVEKQKFLTMPLEEKRKYYKGTVTTLDLVPTWLEYWNKNKTNIGVMNLEKVEKVDQEMAKKISIWQGDITSLEIDAIVNAANSSLLGGGGVDGAIHKSAGPNLKKECATLGGCRVGEAKITGGYMLPAKHVIHTVGPQGEKPEKLKECYENSLEVAKENQLRVIAFPCISTGIYGYPQRPAAKVALSTVKKFLLDNKDAVDRVIFCLFLKSDKDIYEELLQKYFNID, encoded by the exons ATGTCGTTCGAAGTTGAGAAAC AGAAATTTTTGACCATGCCTCTGGAAGAGAAACGAAAATACTATAAGGGAACCGTAACCACGTTAGATCTAGTTCCAACGTGGCTGGAATACTGGAACAAGAATAAAACGAATATCGGCGTAATGAACCTAGAGAAAGTTGAAAAAGTTGACCAGGAGATGGCTAAGAAAATTTCTATATGGCAAGGGGACATCACGTCCCTCGAAATAGACGCGATTGTCAATGCAGCAAACTCGAGTCTTCTGGGTGGTGGCGGAG TTGACGGAGCTATACATAAATCTGCCGGGCCAAATTTAAAGAAAGAATGCGCTACTTTGGGAGGCTGTCGCGTCGGAGAGGCTAAGATAACCGGCGGTTACATGCTGCCTGCGAAGC ATGTCATTCATACGGTTGGCCCACAAGGGGAAAAACCGGAAAAGTTAAAGGAATGTTATGAGAACAGTCTCGAGGTTGCCAAGGAGAATCAATTGCGTGTAATTGCTTTCCCCTGCATTTCAACAGGTATTTATGGATATCCGCAAAGACCAGCAGCCAAAGTGGCTTTGTCGACGGTCAAGAAGTTCCTACTCGACAACAAGGACGCA GTGGATAGAGTAATCTTTTGtctattcttgaaaagcgaCAAAGACATATACGAGGAATTGCTACAAAAGTATTTCAACATCGATTAG